One segment of Curtobacterium sp. MR_MD2014 DNA contains the following:
- a CDS encoding ROK family protein: MSAAGTGSHGGRESSGAVVAVDVGGTTVKGMVRVGDVVLDRAVVPTLAPVAATDAHAAAMDAAVGGPALAAVTAVVDRLAAAAAAAGHPLAAIGLCAPGVVDAETGTVVVAVNLDWHDLPLAGLLRDRYGVPVAVAHDARAAATAEIAARTAAGRDVAELVFIPIGTGVSASLVVDGRLVVGAAGGAGEVGHVCVRPGGEPCTCGQRGCVEVYASARNIRRRYRAAGGTIDGATEEIVAAVDTDPVAAAVWADAVDALAAGIAILSAVLDPAVVVVGGGLGGSGERLLAPLRTAVDARLGWRPAPRIEQSLAGAGAGLAGAALLARTAAQSTAAQSTAAQSTAAQSAPAPPAATTAAHGAEPTTDTAPPRTRRTP; this comes from the coding sequence ATGAGCGCCGCGGGCACGGGCTCGCACGGCGGCCGGGAGTCATCGGGCGCGGTCGTCGCCGTCGACGTCGGCGGCACCACCGTCAAGGGGATGGTCCGGGTCGGTGACGTCGTCCTCGACCGCGCGGTCGTCCCCACCCTGGCGCCGGTCGCGGCGACCGACGCGCACGCGGCGGCCATGGACGCCGCCGTGGGCGGTCCGGCGCTCGCCGCCGTCACCGCCGTCGTCGACCGACTCGCCGCAGCCGCAGCCGCCGCCGGGCACCCGCTCGCCGCCATCGGTCTCTGCGCGCCCGGGGTCGTCGACGCCGAGACCGGGACGGTGGTCGTCGCGGTCAACCTCGACTGGCACGACCTGCCCCTCGCCGGACTCCTGCGCGACCGGTACGGCGTCCCCGTCGCCGTCGCGCACGACGCCCGCGCTGCCGCGACGGCTGAGATCGCAGCACGCACCGCGGCGGGCCGGGACGTCGCCGAGCTGGTCTTCATCCCGATCGGGACCGGCGTCTCCGCGAGCCTGGTCGTCGACGGGCGCCTGGTGGTCGGGGCAGCCGGAGGTGCCGGCGAGGTCGGACACGTGTGCGTCCGACCGGGCGGCGAGCCCTGCACGTGCGGGCAGCGCGGGTGCGTCGAGGTGTACGCCTCCGCACGGAACATCCGACGGCGCTACCGCGCGGCCGGCGGTACGATCGACGGCGCGACCGAGGAGATCGTCGCCGCCGTGGACACCGACCCCGTGGCCGCCGCGGTCTGGGCCGACGCGGTCGACGCGCTCGCCGCCGGGATCGCGATCCTGTCCGCCGTGCTCGACCCGGCGGTGGTCGTCGTCGGCGGCGGACTCGGCGGGTCCGGGGAACGCCTGCTCGCCCCGCTGCGCACCGCGGTGGACGCGCGGCTCGGCTGGCGTCCCGCGCCCCGCATCGAGCAGTCCCTCGCGGGCGCCGGTGCCGGCCTGGCGGGAGCAGCCCTGCTCGCCCGCACCGCTGCGCAGTCGACCGCAGCGCAGTCGACCGCAGCGCAGTCGACCGCAGCGCAGTCGGCCCCTGCGCCGCCTGCCGCCACCACCGCTGCCCACGGCGCCGAACCCACCACGGACACCGCACCACCACGAACCAGGAGGACCCCATGA
- a CDS encoding Gfo/Idh/MocA family protein — protein sequence MTAQRLRIGLVGAGVIAHAHLPNLLRIGDVVVFSEVGAEDLVAAHGGEVVDSLDELLARVDVVDVVVPTYAHAEVVRAALAAGKDVISEKPLARTDADADDLVRLAHEAGRQLYPAHVVRYFPEYVRLKAAVEAGQLGELAVLRFVRSGAFPTRSAWFADPELSGGIIMDQMIHDLDIARWIAGDVVRVSAVHVRKGTVDHPVEAAHVLLTHASGAISHVAGIWGPAHLPFVTEFSATGTLGSLSHDSRAERNYTAELLDEAGVGGDLPELDPAEDPYFLEIREYLGAFRGGVVPRVSAEDGATAVRIVNAALRSVATGQPVDLEPAPAAGTHEGATA from the coding sequence ATGACCGCTCAGCGACTCCGGATCGGCCTCGTCGGCGCGGGGGTGATCGCCCACGCGCACCTGCCGAACCTGCTCCGGATCGGGGACGTCGTCGTCTTCTCCGAGGTCGGCGCCGAGGACCTCGTCGCAGCACACGGCGGCGAGGTGGTCGACTCGCTCGACGAACTCCTCGCCCGCGTCGACGTGGTGGACGTCGTCGTCCCCACGTACGCCCACGCCGAGGTCGTGCGCGCGGCGCTCGCCGCCGGCAAGGACGTCATCAGCGAGAAGCCGCTCGCCCGCACCGACGCGGACGCCGACGACCTGGTCCGGCTCGCGCACGAGGCCGGTCGCCAGCTCTACCCGGCACACGTGGTCCGCTACTTCCCCGAGTACGTCCGTCTCAAGGCCGCGGTCGAGGCCGGGCAGCTCGGCGAACTGGCCGTCCTGCGGTTCGTCCGCTCGGGTGCGTTCCCGACCCGCTCCGCCTGGTTCGCCGACCCCGAGCTCTCGGGCGGCATCATCATGGACCAGATGATCCACGACCTGGACATCGCACGGTGGATCGCCGGCGACGTCGTCCGGGTCAGCGCGGTGCACGTCCGCAAGGGCACCGTCGACCACCCGGTCGAGGCGGCGCACGTGCTGCTCACCCACGCGTCCGGGGCGATCAGCCACGTCGCGGGCATCTGGGGGCCGGCGCACCTGCCGTTCGTCACCGAGTTCTCCGCCACCGGCACCCTCGGGTCCCTGTCGCACGACTCCCGCGCCGAGCGGAACTACACGGCGGAGCTCCTCGACGAAGCCGGGGTCGGCGGCGACCTGCCCGAGCTCGACCCCGCCGAGGACCCGTACTTCCTCGAGATCCGCGAGTACCTCGGGGCCTTCCGTGGCGGCGTGGTGCCCCGCGTGTCCGCCGAGGACGGCGCCACCGCGGTCCGCATCGTCAACGCCGCGCTGCGGTCGGTCGCGACGGGGCAGCCCGTCGACCTCGAGCCCGCCCCGGCGGCCGGGACGCACGAGGGGGCGACGGCGTGA
- a CDS encoding Gfo/Idh/MocA family protein: MTALRIGVLSFAHTHALSYLSALQAMPDVEVVGTDPDGTSTGTDLVDLRGRALADALGVAYVDTVEELLASGVDAVVVTSENARHRALVEQAAAAGAHVLCEKPLATTWEDGLAMRAAAEAAGVLLMVAFPVRFASTFARLAATKRSGRLGEVFSVRGANNGMLPLTRSWFTEPGLSGGGAIVDHVVHIADLLDELLDGTPAETVTAVTNRVLHASRAQAETAGLVTITYADGTIAAIDCSWSRPDTSPTWGGLALTVVGTEGSVDVDFFRPSVRGLDAASGRSVVLPYGPDFDAAMLDRFVAAVRSGEQPQPDAAVGLRTLAIVLAAQESAATGETVRVRSV, translated from the coding sequence GTGACCGCCCTGCGCATCGGCGTGCTGTCCTTCGCGCACACGCACGCCCTGTCCTACCTGTCCGCGCTGCAGGCGATGCCCGACGTCGAGGTCGTCGGCACCGACCCGGACGGCACCTCGACGGGCACCGACCTGGTCGACCTGCGCGGTCGTGCACTCGCGGATGCCCTCGGGGTCGCGTACGTCGACACCGTCGAGGAGCTGCTGGCGAGCGGGGTCGACGCCGTGGTGGTCACGAGCGAGAACGCCCGGCACCGTGCCCTGGTCGAACAGGCCGCCGCCGCCGGGGCCCACGTGCTGTGCGAGAAGCCGCTCGCCACGACCTGGGAGGACGGGCTCGCGATGCGCGCCGCCGCCGAGGCCGCCGGCGTGCTGCTCATGGTCGCCTTCCCGGTCCGCTTCGCGAGCACCTTCGCCCGGCTCGCCGCGACGAAGCGGTCCGGCCGCCTCGGCGAGGTGTTCTCGGTCCGCGGTGCCAACAACGGCATGCTGCCGCTGACCCGCTCGTGGTTCACGGAACCCGGACTGTCCGGCGGCGGCGCGATCGTCGACCACGTCGTGCACATCGCGGACCTGCTCGACGAGCTCCTGGACGGCACGCCGGCCGAGACCGTCACGGCGGTCACGAACCGGGTGCTGCACGCGTCGCGTGCGCAGGCCGAGACCGCCGGTCTGGTCACCATCACCTACGCCGACGGCACGATCGCGGCGATCGACTGCTCGTGGAGCCGTCCGGACACCTCGCCGACGTGGGGTGGGCTGGCCCTCACCGTCGTCGGGACCGAGGGATCGGTGGACGTCGACTTCTTCCGGCCCAGCGTCCGCGGGCTCGACGCCGCGAGCGGCCGGTCGGTCGTCCTGCCCTACGGGCCGGACTTCGACGCCGCGATGCTCGACAGGTTCGTCGCCGCGGTGCGCTCCGGCGAGCAGCCCCAGCCCGACGCGGCCGTGGGACTGCGCACCCTGGCGATCGTGCTGGCAGCGCAGGAGTCGGCCGCGACCGGCGAGACGGTGCGGGTGCGGTCCGTCTGA
- a CDS encoding sugar phosphate isomerase/epimerase family protein produces the protein MRLGVSSYSYARSLQRGALTILDVVDRVADAGGEHLEIAAGGFGDDLPRQPELVDRLREHAAARGIGLANHVIGADFSDPATVDAEVARVHDHLDVAHRLGITHLRHDVVPWAWRDADHAEFERVLAQVVPVCRAVAEHAATLGITTMVENHGFAFNDSERILRLVHEVDHPGFRALLDVGNFVCLDDDPLRAVQRVLPVAAVVHLKDFLVRETPPAADGWLTTLAGRAVLGTVVGHGDLPLGRIVERIVASGFDGPVSIEFEGLEDDVDAVERGLANARRLWAAAGGS, from the coding sequence ATGCGACTCGGAGTGTCCTCCTACAGCTACGCCCGCTCGCTCCAGCGCGGTGCACTGACGATCCTCGACGTCGTCGACCGGGTCGCCGACGCCGGTGGCGAGCACCTCGAGATCGCCGCGGGCGGGTTCGGCGACGACCTCCCCCGGCAGCCCGAGCTCGTCGACCGGTTGCGCGAGCACGCCGCCGCCCGCGGGATCGGGCTCGCGAACCACGTGATCGGTGCGGACTTCTCGGACCCGGCGACCGTCGACGCCGAGGTCGCCCGCGTCCACGATCACCTCGACGTCGCACACCGGCTCGGGATCACGCACCTCCGCCACGACGTCGTCCCCTGGGCCTGGCGGGACGCCGACCACGCGGAGTTCGAGCGGGTGCTCGCGCAGGTGGTGCCGGTCTGCCGCGCGGTCGCCGAGCACGCCGCGACGCTCGGCATCACGACGATGGTCGAGAACCACGGCTTCGCCTTCAACGACAGCGAGCGGATCCTGCGACTGGTGCACGAGGTCGACCACCCGGGCTTCCGCGCGCTGCTCGACGTCGGCAACTTCGTCTGCCTCGACGACGACCCGCTGCGCGCGGTGCAGCGGGTGCTGCCGGTCGCGGCGGTCGTGCACCTCAAGGACTTCCTGGTGCGCGAGACCCCGCCGGCGGCCGACGGGTGGCTCACCACGCTGGCCGGTCGCGCCGTCCTCGGCACGGTGGTCGGGCACGGCGACCTGCCGCTCGGACGGATCGTCGAGCGGATCGTCGCCAGCGGGTTCGACGGGCCGGTGTCGATCGAGTTCGAGGGACTCGAGGACGACGTCGACGCGGTCGAGCGCGGACTCGCGAACGCACGCCGCCTGTGGGCGGCGGCCGGTGGCTCCTGA
- the yczE gene encoding membrane protein YczE, translating into MRRSTALVLRSVQLAVGLFLYGASTALQVRAVVGVGSWTVLTQGLENVLPWSFGVITVASSVVILLLWIPLRQKPGIGTLCNVLAIGPSADLVLWLVPEPDGLVPRILLFAAGLALLAVATACYIGAGLGTGARDGLMVGVHERFGWPLWLARTVIEVTVVVVGWLLGGDVGVGTVVAAFAIGPMVQPLMPLFRRLPWSRQRQGSTPGGGAPTAARVAPCDSECPPTATPARSSAVH; encoded by the coding sequence ATGCGCCGCTCCACCGCCCTCGTGCTCCGCTCCGTCCAGCTCGCCGTCGGGCTCTTCCTCTACGGCGCCTCGACCGCGCTGCAGGTCCGCGCCGTGGTCGGCGTCGGATCGTGGACGGTCCTGACGCAGGGCCTGGAGAACGTGCTGCCCTGGTCGTTCGGCGTCATCACCGTGGCGTCGAGCGTCGTCATCCTGCTGCTCTGGATCCCGCTCCGCCAGAAGCCCGGCATCGGCACGCTCTGCAACGTGCTGGCGATCGGCCCGTCGGCCGACCTGGTGCTGTGGCTCGTTCCGGAGCCCGACGGCCTGGTCCCCCGGATCCTGCTGTTCGCCGCGGGGCTCGCGCTGCTCGCCGTCGCGACGGCCTGCTACATCGGCGCCGGGCTCGGCACCGGTGCCCGGGACGGCCTGATGGTCGGCGTGCACGAGCGGTTCGGCTGGCCGCTGTGGCTCGCCCGCACGGTCATCGAGGTCACCGTCGTCGTGGTGGGGTGGCTCCTCGGCGGCGACGTCGGGGTCGGCACGGTGGTCGCGGCGTTCGCGATCGGCCCGATGGTGCAGCCGCTCATGCCGCTCTTCCGCCGCCTGCCGTGGTCCCGGCAACGCCAGGGCAGCACCCCTGGTGGCGGCGCACCGACTGCGGCTAGGGTCGCGCCATGCGACTCGGAGTGTCCTCCTACAGCTACGCCCGCTCGCTCCAGCGCGGTGCACTGA
- the yczR gene encoding MocR-like transcription factor YczR, producing the protein MPPVSLSARAAALLLADWRDGTDAPAYEALSDAVRVLVIDGRVPLGVRLPAERGLAEALGVSRTTVANAYARLRDDGFVVSLRGSGSVVHLPRDLAGRPDPERLGGVVPGDLLDLRKAALHAAPEVADAVERAVRSVPAALAGIGYDTVGDPGLRAAIADRYTERGLPTDPSQVVVTIGAQHAIALLARVLVRRGDTVLVESPTYPHAHEAFREAGARLVGVPVDARAGWDAAALETTLRRTAPAVAYVMPELHNPTGATMTADTRRLLLDVAATTGTTVVADETMGELRIDGDPAPPLAAADPSGASVVMIGSAAKVFWGGLRIGWVRAAPELLQRLLLARPTGDLGTPVLDQLVARELVPRTAAVLEGRRTFLRAGRDELVAGLRARLPEWDVPSPAGGLTTWVGLGRPVSSALVLAARAEGVLLASGGVFGPDGGFERFLRVPWTTAAADRERLVDVLGRAWSRIGGEAAGARGSLAAVV; encoded by the coding sequence GTGCCCCCGGTCTCCCTCAGCGCCCGTGCCGCCGCCCTCCTGCTCGCCGACTGGCGGGACGGCACCGACGCCCCCGCGTACGAGGCCCTGTCCGACGCCGTCCGCGTGCTCGTCATCGACGGCCGGGTGCCGCTGGGCGTCCGGTTGCCCGCCGAACGCGGGCTCGCCGAGGCCCTCGGCGTCTCCCGGACGACCGTCGCGAACGCCTACGCCCGGCTGCGGGACGACGGGTTCGTGGTGTCGCTGCGCGGGTCCGGCAGCGTCGTGCACCTGCCGCGCGACCTGGCCGGTCGGCCCGACCCCGAGCGACTCGGCGGCGTGGTGCCCGGGGACCTGCTCGACCTGCGGAAGGCCGCCCTGCACGCCGCACCCGAGGTCGCCGACGCCGTCGAGCGGGCGGTCCGGTCCGTGCCCGCCGCGCTCGCCGGCATCGGCTACGACACCGTCGGTGACCCCGGGCTCCGCGCAGCGATCGCGGACCGGTACACCGAGCGCGGGTTGCCCACCGACCCCTCACAGGTGGTCGTCACGATCGGTGCCCAGCACGCGATCGCACTGCTCGCCCGCGTGCTCGTGCGCCGCGGCGACACCGTGCTCGTCGAGTCGCCGACGTACCCGCACGCGCACGAGGCCTTCCGCGAGGCCGGTGCCCGACTCGTCGGCGTGCCCGTCGACGCCCGCGCCGGCTGGGACGCGGCAGCGCTCGAGACGACCCTGCGCCGGACGGCCCCGGCGGTCGCCTACGTCATGCCCGAGCTCCACAACCCGACCGGGGCGACCATGACGGCGGACACCCGGCGGCTGCTGCTCGACGTCGCCGCGACGACCGGCACGACCGTGGTCGCCGACGAGACGATGGGGGAGCTCCGCATCGACGGGGACCCCGCGCCGCCGCTCGCCGCGGCCGACCCGTCGGGCGCCTCGGTCGTGATGATCGGCTCCGCCGCGAAGGTCTTCTGGGGCGGCCTGCGCATCGGTTGGGTCCGGGCCGCACCGGAGCTCCTCCAGCGCCTGCTGCTCGCCCGCCCGACGGGCGACCTCGGCACGCCGGTCCTCGACCAGCTCGTCGCGCGCGAGCTCGTGCCGCGCACGGCGGCCGTCCTGGAGGGGCGGCGCACCTTCCTGCGCGCCGGTCGCGACGAGCTCGTGGCCGGCCTGCGCGCCCGGCTGCCCGAGTGGGACGTCCCGTCGCCGGCAGGCGGGTTGACGACGTGGGTCGGGCTCGGCCGTCCGGTGTCGAGCGCACTCGTCCTGGCCGCGCGGGCCGAGGGGGTGCTCCTGGCATCGGGTGGGGTGTTCGGCCCCGACGGCGGGTTCGAGCGGTTCCTCCGGGTGCCCTGGACGACGGCCGCGGCGGACCGGGAGCGCCTGGTCGACGTGCTCGGGCGCGCGTGGTCGCGGATCGGTGGCGAGGCAGCAGGCGCCCGGGGGTCGCTCGCCGCGGTGGTCTGA
- a CDS encoding efflux RND transporter permease subunit, whose amino-acid sequence MHLLSVFSLRNRALIALVTIVVAVFGGVALTNLKQELIPSVQFPQVAIVSAYPGATPEVVSNDVSTKIEQAIQVVPNLESTSATSSTGQSVVSASFDYGSNLASAEDKIQTAVNALSLPDTVQTQIVTGSFDDLPVLQLAVTASGNQEQLVDRLNATAVPDLEKLDGVRQADVFGNPGRRIVITPDEDELAARGLTTQSISDALDDNGTLIPGGTITQDGTTLSVQTGQRIASLDDIRGLPLTASSGSGSSGSSTGGSSAGGAATDSGSAAGAPGSTGTATGSAGSGDGTAGGTAAGQGQTGATGTGTTATGGAGGSTASTPTSLGDVATVQIEESPRTSISRVDGKTALTIAITKTQEANTVDVSETVKAALPGIEAKVTGDPQFTVVFDQAPYIQQSIDSLAEEGLLGLGFAVVVILVFLLSWRSTLVTAISIPTSVLLAAIGMQAAGYTLNIITLAALTIAIGRVVDDSIVVIENIKRHLQPGVDRGRAVLDGVREVAGAVTASTLTTVAVFLPVAFVAELVGELFRPFALTVTMALLASLFVSLTIVPVLAYWWLRAPKTHRHAAVPTTGTTETGSTETVPASSSAPVSAASGAAGPTSTGALTSADDLHDAGTSDRLRRGYLPVLRWAVGRPALVLVLALVVLGGTAAAVPFVKTNYLGDSGQNTFTVTQDLEPGTSLDEQSDAARKVERVLQDVSGVETVQTTIGSSGQSIQAAFGGGASASVQYNVTTDAGVDQTTIQSEARDRIERIDGVGEVSLSSAGGGFGGSSDIEVDVTAPTQAELQTAAEKVLTEMRGVDGTTAASSNLSAAEPYLAVRVDRTKAAERGLTETQVGGIVAAAVSPRDTGSVEIDDATLDVYIADPEPPTTIDALKSLSIPTASGEVPLTDVATVEQSDGPTTITTSNAVRTATITVTPDSTNLGQAVQNVTTAVDALDLPKGASATIGGVASSQSSAFSQLLLAVLVAILIVYVIMVATFRSLLQPILLLLSVPFAATGALLLQIVTGIPLGVASLIGLLMLVGIVVTNAIVLIDLVNQYRRRGLRVREALIEGATRRLRPILMTALATIFALLPMAVGLTGKSGFISQPLALVVIGGLVSSTLLTLVVLPALYSVVEGFRERRADRRAEREAAAEH is encoded by the coding sequence GTGCACCTCCTCTCGGTCTTCAGCCTCCGGAACCGCGCCCTCATCGCGCTCGTCACGATCGTCGTCGCGGTGTTCGGCGGCGTCGCCCTGACGAACCTCAAGCAGGAGCTCATCCCGAGCGTCCAGTTCCCCCAGGTGGCGATCGTCAGCGCCTACCCCGGCGCGACGCCGGAGGTCGTGTCGAACGATGTCTCGACGAAGATCGAGCAGGCCATCCAGGTCGTGCCGAACCTCGAGTCGACGAGTGCGACCTCCTCGACCGGGCAGAGCGTGGTGTCCGCCTCGTTCGACTACGGGTCGAACCTGGCCAGCGCCGAGGACAAGATCCAGACCGCGGTGAACGCCCTGTCGCTGCCGGACACCGTGCAGACCCAGATCGTCACCGGGTCCTTCGACGACCTGCCCGTGCTGCAGCTCGCCGTCACCGCCTCGGGCAACCAGGAGCAGCTCGTCGACCGGCTGAACGCCACGGCGGTGCCCGACCTCGAGAAGCTCGACGGCGTGCGGCAGGCCGACGTCTTCGGCAACCCCGGCCGCCGCATCGTGATCACCCCGGACGAGGACGAGCTCGCGGCACGGGGGCTCACGACGCAGTCGATCTCGGACGCCCTCGACGACAACGGCACGCTGATCCCCGGTGGCACGATCACGCAGGACGGCACGACCCTCTCGGTGCAGACCGGGCAGCGCATCGCGTCGCTCGACGACATCCGCGGGCTGCCCCTGACGGCGTCGAGCGGGTCCGGGTCGTCCGGCTCGTCGACCGGTGGATCGTCCGCGGGCGGTGCTGCGACGGACTCCGGCAGTGCCGCGGGCGCTCCCGGCAGCACCGGCACGGCCACCGGCTCCGCGGGTTCCGGGGACGGCACCGCGGGCGGGACGGCCGCGGGCCAGGGCCAGACCGGTGCGACCGGCACCGGGACGACCGCGACCGGCGGTGCGGGCGGGAGCACCGCCTCCACGCCGACCTCGCTCGGTGACGTCGCGACGGTGCAGATCGAGGAGTCGCCGCGCACCTCGATCAGCCGCGTCGACGGCAAGACCGCGCTGACCATCGCGATCACGAAGACGCAGGAGGCGAACACCGTCGACGTCTCCGAGACGGTGAAGGCCGCACTGCCCGGCATCGAGGCCAAGGTCACCGGCGACCCGCAGTTCACCGTGGTGTTCGACCAGGCGCCCTACATCCAGCAGTCCATCGACTCCCTGGCGGAGGAGGGCCTGCTCGGCCTCGGGTTCGCGGTCGTCGTCATCCTGGTGTTCCTGCTGTCGTGGCGGTCGACGCTGGTGACCGCGATCTCGATCCCGACCTCGGTGCTGCTCGCCGCGATCGGCATGCAGGCCGCCGGCTACACCCTCAACATCATCACGCTCGCCGCGCTCACCATCGCGATCGGCCGCGTGGTCGACGACTCGATCGTCGTCATCGAGAACATCAAACGGCACCTGCAACCCGGCGTCGACCGCGGGCGGGCGGTGCTCGACGGCGTGCGCGAGGTCGCCGGGGCGGTCACCGCCTCGACGCTCACGACCGTTGCGGTCTTCCTGCCGGTCGCGTTCGTCGCCGAGCTCGTCGGCGAGCTGTTCCGGCCCTTCGCGCTCACGGTCACGATGGCGTTGCTCGCGTCGCTGTTCGTGTCGCTGACGATCGTGCCCGTGCTCGCGTACTGGTGGCTCCGGGCGCCGAAGACGCACCGGCACGCGGCGGTGCCGACCACCGGAACGACCGAGACCGGGTCGACCGAGACCGTGCCCGCGAGCTCGTCGGCACCGGTGTCGGCTGCGTCCGGGGCGGCTGGACCGACGTCGACCGGGGCGCTGACCTCGGCCGACGACCTGCACGACGCCGGGACGTCCGACCGGCTGCGTCGCGGGTACCTGCCCGTCCTCCGCTGGGCGGTCGGCCGCCCGGCGCTCGTCCTCGTGCTCGCCCTGGTCGTCCTCGGCGGCACCGCAGCGGCCGTGCCCTTCGTCAAGACGAACTACCTCGGCGACTCCGGGCAGAACACCTTCACCGTGACGCAGGACCTCGAGCCGGGCACCAGTCTCGACGAGCAGTCGGACGCCGCGCGCAAGGTCGAGCGGGTGCTGCAGGACGTCTCCGGTGTCGAGACCGTGCAGACCACGATCGGGTCGAGCGGCCAGTCCATCCAGGCCGCGTTCGGCGGCGGCGCATCTGCCTCCGTGCAGTACAACGTCACGACCGACGCCGGGGTGGACCAGACGACGATCCAGTCCGAGGCCCGTGACCGCATCGAGCGGATCGACGGCGTCGGTGAGGTCAGCCTGTCGAGCGCCGGTGGCGGCTTCGGCGGGTCGAGCGACATCGAGGTGGACGTCACCGCGCCGACCCAGGCCGAGCTGCAGACCGCGGCGGAGAAGGTCCTCACCGAGATGCGCGGTGTCGACGGCACCACCGCGGCGTCGAGCAACCTGTCCGCCGCCGAGCCGTACCTGGCCGTCCGGGTCGACCGGACGAAGGCCGCCGAGCGCGGGCTCACCGAGACCCAGGTCGGCGGGATCGTCGCCGCTGCGGTCTCGCCGCGGGACACCGGCAGCGTCGAGATCGACGACGCCACCCTCGACGTCTACATCGCCGACCCGGAGCCGCCGACCACCATCGACGCGCTGAAGTCGCTGTCGATCCCGACCGCGAGCGGCGAGGTTCCGCTGACCGACGTCGCGACGGTCGAGCAGTCCGACGGTCCGACCACCATCACCACGTCGAACGCCGTCCGCACGGCGACCATCACGGTCACGCCCGACTCGACGAACCTCGGACAGGCGGTGCAGAACGTCACGACGGCCGTCGATGCCCTCGACCTGCCGAAGGGTGCGTCGGCGACGATCGGCGGTGTGGCGTCGAGCCAGTCGTCGGCGTTCAGCCAGCTGCTGCTCGCCGTGCTCGTCGCGATCCTGATCGTCTACGTGATCATGGTCGCGACCTTCCGGAGCCTGCTGCAGCCGATCCTGCTGCTGCTCTCGGTGCCGTTCGCGGCGACCGGTGCGCTGCTCCTGCAGATCGTCACGGGCATCCCGCTCGGGGTCGCGTCGCTCATCGGTCTGCTCATGCTCGTCGGCATCGTCGTCACGAACGCGATCGTGCTCATCGACCTCGTCAACCAGTACCGCCGCCGGGGGCTCCGCGTCCGCGAGGCACTGATCGAGGGAGCGACCCGCCGACTCCGGCCGATCCTCATGACGGCGCTCGCGACGATCTTCGCGCTGCTGCCGATGGCGGTCGGGCTGACGGGGAAGTCGGGCTTCATCTCGCAGCCGCTCGCCCTGGTGGTGATCGGCGGTCTGGTGTCCTCGACGCTGTTGACCCTCGTCGTGCTGCCGGCGCTGTACTCGGTGGTGGAGGGCTTCCGGGAACGCCGGGCCGACCGGCGGGCGGAGCGGGAGGCGGCAGCAGAGCACTGA
- a CDS encoding alpha/beta hydrolase, with product MKTGRTLLALLTALVATAVLGSCSGTPAGDRDDVVTADPVIYPLSLRYPGIEVVADVPYGREPLQRLDVCLPPDSAPDTTATPTAPTSTPATPAGDATARADARDTRAAGGRPAVMLVHGGSWSHGDKATAAYRAVCQYLASEGFVTVNVDYRLAPTDPFPAGLDDVRRALDWVFRPATLGTYDIDPDRVGLFGGSAGGNLVAMLAVTDHESAAWAAGDRIRAVVDLSGPTDLTTRSTEPDGVSASFQRKQLLYLGCRDYTTCPAARAASPGYHVTDETAPFFVGHSTDEFIPLWESQEFVATLREHDVPVTFVAVEGTAHSIAQLDRAMSERVVAFLRDRLR from the coding sequence ATGAAGACCGGCCGCACCCTGCTCGCGCTCCTCACCGCGCTCGTGGCGACGGCCGTGCTCGGGTCGTGCAGCGGCACACCGGCGGGCGACCGTGACGACGTCGTCACCGCCGACCCCGTGATCTACCCGCTGTCGCTGCGCTACCCCGGCATCGAGGTCGTCGCCGACGTGCCCTACGGTCGGGAACCGCTGCAGCGCCTCGACGTGTGCCTGCCGCCCGACAGCGCACCGGACACCACGGCGACCCCGACGGCCCCGACGTCGACGCCAGCGACGCCGGCCGGTGACGCCACTGCGCGCGCGGACGCACGGGACACCCGTGCTGCCGGCGGCCGACCGGCCGTGATGCTCGTCCACGGGGGCAGCTGGTCGCACGGTGACAAGGCGACCGCCGCCTACCGGGCGGTGTGCCAGTACCTGGCGTCCGAGGGCTTCGTCACCGTGAACGTGGACTACCGCCTCGCACCGACGGACCCGTTCCCGGCGGGGCTCGACGACGTCCGCCGAGCGCTCGACTGGGTGTTCCGACCCGCGACGCTGGGGACCTACGACATCGACCCGGACCGCGTCGGGCTCTTCGGCGGCAGCGCGGGAGGCAACCTCGTGGCGATGCTCGCGGTGACCGACCACGAGTCGGCCGCGTGGGCCGCCGGTGACCGCATCCGCGCGGTCGTCGACCTCAGCGGTCCGACCGACCTCACGACGCGGTCGACCGAGCCGGACGGGGTGTCGGCGTCGTTCCAGCGGAAGCAGCTGCTCTACCTCGGTTGCCGGGACTACACGACGTGCCCGGCGGCACGGGCGGCCTCGCCGGGGTACCACGTCACCGACGAGACCGCTCCGTTCTTCGTGGGGCACTCCACCGACGAGTTCATCCCGCTGTGGGAGTCGCAGGAGTTCGTCGCCACCCTGCGCGAGCACGACGTCCCCGTGACGTTCGTCGCGGTCGAGGGGACGGCGCACTCGATCGCCCAGCTCGACCGGGCGATGAGCGAGCGGGTGGTGGCGTTCCTCCGCGACCGTCTCCGCTGA